The region CTCAGCGTATCGTGTTACAACCAGAGAAGTATGAAGATAAGGCGGCGTTTAACGGATTAGGTGGGAAAGATAATGCTCAGCATCTAAAACAAAATCTGATGTGGAATAGCATTAACGTCTTGATGACGCGAGCGATTAACGGGTTGTACATTTACGCGCATGATCCTATTCTGCGGAAAAAATTGATGCAAGCGATGGTATAAGGAGTAACCACATGGCTGAAACGATCTTGTGGATCGATGATCCAAAAATGCAAGGAGCATCGGCTTTGGTCGAATGTTTTGATGATGATCTCGCCTCTCTCGTCAATAAGATGTTTTCCTGTATTGAGCAGTATAAGGAGTCCGGGCTAGCGGCTATTCAGCTCGGAGTTGCCCAGCAAGTGATTGTGATCGCTATCGATGATGAATATGCCAACCACCATCGATTGGCGTTAGTCAACCCTGTGATCACTTGGTCGAGTGAGCAAATGACTCAGCATTTGGAGCTGTGCTCTTCAATTCCTCAGCATCCTCTGCCAGTGAGTCGATCTAAAGAGGTCACTGTTCAATATCAAGATATTCACGGACAGAGTCAGCAATGGCAGACGAAAGGTGTTGTAGCGGTTTGTTTGCAGCATTTGATCGAACATTTGAGTGGTCACTCTTTGCTTGATCATCTCTCATCGCTTAAAAAGCAGCGCGTCAAAAAAGGATTGATCAAGCTGCACCGGCATAGTGTTTAAAATCAGCGTAACGAATGCGTATAAAATGTAATTCTGCTGCTGTTAACGCGCGTTGATCCTCAAATTAATAAAAAAGCCGCCAAAATAGCGGTTTTTTTATATACTTATCTACAGCCGTTTGTTTTAAAATTCATCAACTAAACGACTTTCATTCCTCGTAAGAGAACAGAAAAGGAATTCCATTTTCATGAGGTATACGCCAACTCTTAAATTAAGCACCCGCTTAGTTGCTTTTGTGACGTTAATCGTGATCAGCGCTATGTTCGTTCTGTTCGTTGGCGGAGTGCTCTCATTTCAGCGTTTAGGTCAGGAATACATGAACCACTATTTAGAGGGGATCGTTGAGGTCCTCGATAAAGAGATGGAAGATCCTGATGCGATCTATTCTATGCAGCGCTGGATGCCGAAAATGTTGCAGGCAAGCAATATTGTCGAGATGCAGTTATCGTCCAAATCGGGCGTGATTTACCGTTTTCGAGATACGACGAATAAAGTCACACCGGATCGACTCTACGACTCCACCCTGAAGTTAAAGCGCCATGAAGGGTACGAAGTCTCATTTCAAGTTATC is a window of Vibrio porteresiae DSM 19223 DNA encoding:
- the def gene encoding peptide deformylase, yielding MAETILWIDDPKMQGASALVECFDDDLASLVNKMFSCIEQYKESGLAAIQLGVAQQVIVIAIDDEYANHHRLALVNPVITWSSEQMTQHLELCSSIPQHPLPVSRSKEVTVQYQDIHGQSQQWQTKGVVAVCLQHLIEHLSGHSLLDHLSSLKKQRVKKGLIKLHRHSV